A single genomic interval of Malania oleifera isolate guangnan ecotype guangnan chromosome 11, ASM2987363v1, whole genome shotgun sequence harbors:
- the LOC131168205 gene encoding synaptotagmin-3-like isoform X2, with product MGFVSSLLGIIGFGLGIPFGLLFGFFFFMYCEPRNVKAPIIRPLRELDAISLLDLLPDIPLWVKNPDYDRVDWLNKFIFDMWPYLDKAVCGTIRSMAEPIFSEYIGKFHINSIDFESMSLGTLPPTVHGIKVQETNENELVIEPAVRWAGNPSITLVLKLLSLPITIQLMDLHIIAATRIVLKPLVPAFPCFASIMVSLMEKPHVDFGLKLMGADIMAIPGLYHFVQEQIRKQVASLYLWPQTLEIPILDASVGAIHRPVGILHVTVLCARKLLKMDLLGTSDPYVELSLSGERLPAKKTSIKMKNLNPEWNEHFNLIVKDPQAQILQLRVFDWEKVGTHDKLGMQVVPLKYLSPCETKKFTLDLLKITVYNDPQNKKPRGQIVVEMAYNPFREDNKGYIAPLDASASEANTVKRKSRDKSFHGAGLLLVNVQGAEDVEGKHQTNPYALIHFRGEQRKTQIIKKTRKPCWNEEFEFMLEGAPLKERIHIEVMSKRRSLGFRLKESLGHVDINLTDVVYNGRINEKYHLINSKNGVIRVEIRWKVI from the exons ATGGGATTTGTTAGCAGCCTATTGGGAATAATCGGATTCGGACTCGGAATCCCCTTCGGTCTTCTCTTTGGATTCTTTTTCTTCATGTACTGTGAGCCCAGAAACgtaaag GCACCGATAATTCGGCCGCTTCGTGAGTTGGATGCAATCTCTTTGCTTGATCTTTTGCCTGACATTCCCCTCTGGGTGAAGAATCCCGACTATGATCGA GTTGATTGGCTTAACAAGTTTATATTTGACATGTGGCCTTACCTTGACAAG GCAGTGTGTGGTACAATAAGGAGTATGGCAGAGCCTATATTTTCAGAGTACATAGGCAAGTTTCATATAAACTCAATAGATTTTGAGAGCATGAGTCTCGGAACTCTTCCCCCAACAGTTCATG GTATAAAAGTACAAGAGACTAATGAAAATGAATTAGTTATTGAGCCTGCTGTGAGGTGGGCCGGAAATCCGAGCATAACTCTTGTGTTGAAATTGTTGTCTCTGCCGATTACTATACAG TTGATGGATTTACACATAATTGCTGCGACGCGGATAGTTTTGAAACCTCTCGTCCCCGCGTTCCCTTGTTTTGCCAGTATCATGGTGTCTTTGATGGAGAAA CCGCATGTTGACTTTGGACTGAAACTAATGGGAGCAGATATTATGGCAATCCCGGGTCTGTATCATTTTGTTCAG GAACAAATAAGAAAACAAGTGGCTAGTCTCTATCTCTGGCCTCAAACTCTTGAAATACCTATTCTTGATGCTTCAGT AGGGGCTATACATAGACCTGTGGGCATTCTACATGTGACGGTTCTATGTGCACGCAAGCTCTTGAAAATGGACTTATTGGGAACATCTGATCCATATGTCGAACTTAGCCTAAGTGGCGAGAGGCTCCCGGCAAAGAAAACTTCTATTAAGATGAAGAACCTGAACCCTGAATGGAATGAGCATTTCAACCTAATTGTAAAAGACCCACAGGCTCAAATCCTCCAGCTACGCGTCTTCGACTGGGAAAAG GTTGGGACACATGACAAGTTGGGAATGCAAGTGGTTCCGCTGAAATACCTCTCTCCTTGCGAGACTAAAAAGTTTACCCTTGATTTACTAAAGATCACTGTTTATAATGATCCCCAAAACAAGAAGCCGAGAGGGCAAATTGTTGTGGAGATGGCTTATAATCCCTTCAGAGAAGACAATAAAGGATACATTGCACCTCTTGATGCATCCGCAAGTGAGGCAAATACGGTGAAAAGAAAATCTAGAGACAAGTCCTTTCATGGCGCAGGCTTACTTTTGGTCAACGTACAAGGTGCAGAGGATGTTGAGGGAAAGCATCAAACCAACCCTTATGCTTTGATCCATTTTAGAGGAGAACAGAGAAAAACTCAG ATTATCAAGAAAACTCGAAAACCATGCTGGAATGAAGAATTTGAGTTCATGCTAGAAGGGGCTCCTTTAAAGGAACGTATTCATATTGAAGTCATGAGCAAGCGCCGAAGCCTGGGCTTCCGACTTAAG GAGTCATTGGGGCATGTGGATATCAATCTTACTGATGTGGTCTACAATGGACGCATAAACGAGAAGTATCATTTGATCAATTCAAAAAATGGAGTAATACGAGTTGAGATACGGTGGAAAGTGATTTGA
- the LOC131168205 gene encoding synaptotagmin-3-like isoform X3, with the protein MGFVSSLLGIIGFGLGIPFGLLFGFFFFMYCEPRNVKAPIIRPLRELDAISLLDLLPDIPLWVKNPDYDRVDWLNKFIFDMWPYLDKAVCGTIRSMAEPIFSEYIGKFHINSIDFESMSLGTLPPTVHGIKVQETNENELVIEPAVRWAGNPSITLVLKLLSLPITIQEQIRKQVASLYLWPQTLEIPILDASVGAIHRPVGILHVTVLCARKLLKMDLLGTSDPYVELSLSGERLPAKKTSIKMKNLNPEWNEHFNLIVKDPQAQILQLRVFDWEKVGTHDKLGMQVVPLKYLSPCETKKFTLDLLKITVYNDPQNKKPRGQIVVEMAYNPFREDNKGYIAPLDASASEANTVKRKSRDKSFHGAGLLLVNVQGAEDVEGKHQTNPYALIHFRGEQRKTQIIKKTRKPCWNEEFEFMLEGAPLKERIHIEVMSKRRSLGFRLKESLGHVDINLTDVVYNGRINEKYHLINSKNGVIRVEIRWKVI; encoded by the exons ATGGGATTTGTTAGCAGCCTATTGGGAATAATCGGATTCGGACTCGGAATCCCCTTCGGTCTTCTCTTTGGATTCTTTTTCTTCATGTACTGTGAGCCCAGAAACgtaaag GCACCGATAATTCGGCCGCTTCGTGAGTTGGATGCAATCTCTTTGCTTGATCTTTTGCCTGACATTCCCCTCTGGGTGAAGAATCCCGACTATGATCGA GTTGATTGGCTTAACAAGTTTATATTTGACATGTGGCCTTACCTTGACAAG GCAGTGTGTGGTACAATAAGGAGTATGGCAGAGCCTATATTTTCAGAGTACATAGGCAAGTTTCATATAAACTCAATAGATTTTGAGAGCATGAGTCTCGGAACTCTTCCCCCAACAGTTCATG GTATAAAAGTACAAGAGACTAATGAAAATGAATTAGTTATTGAGCCTGCTGTGAGGTGGGCCGGAAATCCGAGCATAACTCTTGTGTTGAAATTGTTGTCTCTGCCGATTACTATACAG GAACAAATAAGAAAACAAGTGGCTAGTCTCTATCTCTGGCCTCAAACTCTTGAAATACCTATTCTTGATGCTTCAGT AGGGGCTATACATAGACCTGTGGGCATTCTACATGTGACGGTTCTATGTGCACGCAAGCTCTTGAAAATGGACTTATTGGGAACATCTGATCCATATGTCGAACTTAGCCTAAGTGGCGAGAGGCTCCCGGCAAAGAAAACTTCTATTAAGATGAAGAACCTGAACCCTGAATGGAATGAGCATTTCAACCTAATTGTAAAAGACCCACAGGCTCAAATCCTCCAGCTACGCGTCTTCGACTGGGAAAAG GTTGGGACACATGACAAGTTGGGAATGCAAGTGGTTCCGCTGAAATACCTCTCTCCTTGCGAGACTAAAAAGTTTACCCTTGATTTACTAAAGATCACTGTTTATAATGATCCCCAAAACAAGAAGCCGAGAGGGCAAATTGTTGTGGAGATGGCTTATAATCCCTTCAGAGAAGACAATAAAGGATACATTGCACCTCTTGATGCATCCGCAAGTGAGGCAAATACGGTGAAAAGAAAATCTAGAGACAAGTCCTTTCATGGCGCAGGCTTACTTTTGGTCAACGTACAAGGTGCAGAGGATGTTGAGGGAAAGCATCAAACCAACCCTTATGCTTTGATCCATTTTAGAGGAGAACAGAGAAAAACTCAG ATTATCAAGAAAACTCGAAAACCATGCTGGAATGAAGAATTTGAGTTCATGCTAGAAGGGGCTCCTTTAAAGGAACGTATTCATATTGAAGTCATGAGCAAGCGCCGAAGCCTGGGCTTCCGACTTAAG GAGTCATTGGGGCATGTGGATATCAATCTTACTGATGTGGTCTACAATGGACGCATAAACGAGAAGTATCATTTGATCAATTCAAAAAATGGAGTAATACGAGTTGAGATACGGTGGAAAGTGATTTGA
- the LOC131168205 gene encoding synaptotagmin-3-like isoform X1, with translation MGFVSSLLGIIGFGLGIPFGLLFGFFFFMYCEPRNFLVQAPIIRPLRELDAISLLDLLPDIPLWVKNPDYDRVDWLNKFIFDMWPYLDKAVCGTIRSMAEPIFSEYIGKFHINSIDFESMSLGTLPPTVHGIKVQETNENELVIEPAVRWAGNPSITLVLKLLSLPITIQLMDLHIIAATRIVLKPLVPAFPCFASIMVSLMEKPHVDFGLKLMGADIMAIPGLYHFVQEQIRKQVASLYLWPQTLEIPILDASVGAIHRPVGILHVTVLCARKLLKMDLLGTSDPYVELSLSGERLPAKKTSIKMKNLNPEWNEHFNLIVKDPQAQILQLRVFDWEKVGTHDKLGMQVVPLKYLSPCETKKFTLDLLKITVYNDPQNKKPRGQIVVEMAYNPFREDNKGYIAPLDASASEANTVKRKSRDKSFHGAGLLLVNVQGAEDVEGKHQTNPYALIHFRGEQRKTQIIKKTRKPCWNEEFEFMLEGAPLKERIHIEVMSKRRSLGFRLKESLGHVDINLTDVVYNGRINEKYHLINSKNGVIRVEIRWKVI, from the exons ATGGGATTTGTTAGCAGCCTATTGGGAATAATCGGATTCGGACTCGGAATCCCCTTCGGTCTTCTCTTTGGATTCTTTTTCTTCATGTACTGTGAGCCCAGAAAC TTTCTTGTGCAGGCACCGATAATTCGGCCGCTTCGTGAGTTGGATGCAATCTCTTTGCTTGATCTTTTGCCTGACATTCCCCTCTGGGTGAAGAATCCCGACTATGATCGA GTTGATTGGCTTAACAAGTTTATATTTGACATGTGGCCTTACCTTGACAAG GCAGTGTGTGGTACAATAAGGAGTATGGCAGAGCCTATATTTTCAGAGTACATAGGCAAGTTTCATATAAACTCAATAGATTTTGAGAGCATGAGTCTCGGAACTCTTCCCCCAACAGTTCATG GTATAAAAGTACAAGAGACTAATGAAAATGAATTAGTTATTGAGCCTGCTGTGAGGTGGGCCGGAAATCCGAGCATAACTCTTGTGTTGAAATTGTTGTCTCTGCCGATTACTATACAG TTGATGGATTTACACATAATTGCTGCGACGCGGATAGTTTTGAAACCTCTCGTCCCCGCGTTCCCTTGTTTTGCCAGTATCATGGTGTCTTTGATGGAGAAA CCGCATGTTGACTTTGGACTGAAACTAATGGGAGCAGATATTATGGCAATCCCGGGTCTGTATCATTTTGTTCAG GAACAAATAAGAAAACAAGTGGCTAGTCTCTATCTCTGGCCTCAAACTCTTGAAATACCTATTCTTGATGCTTCAGT AGGGGCTATACATAGACCTGTGGGCATTCTACATGTGACGGTTCTATGTGCACGCAAGCTCTTGAAAATGGACTTATTGGGAACATCTGATCCATATGTCGAACTTAGCCTAAGTGGCGAGAGGCTCCCGGCAAAGAAAACTTCTATTAAGATGAAGAACCTGAACCCTGAATGGAATGAGCATTTCAACCTAATTGTAAAAGACCCACAGGCTCAAATCCTCCAGCTACGCGTCTTCGACTGGGAAAAG GTTGGGACACATGACAAGTTGGGAATGCAAGTGGTTCCGCTGAAATACCTCTCTCCTTGCGAGACTAAAAAGTTTACCCTTGATTTACTAAAGATCACTGTTTATAATGATCCCCAAAACAAGAAGCCGAGAGGGCAAATTGTTGTGGAGATGGCTTATAATCCCTTCAGAGAAGACAATAAAGGATACATTGCACCTCTTGATGCATCCGCAAGTGAGGCAAATACGGTGAAAAGAAAATCTAGAGACAAGTCCTTTCATGGCGCAGGCTTACTTTTGGTCAACGTACAAGGTGCAGAGGATGTTGAGGGAAAGCATCAAACCAACCCTTATGCTTTGATCCATTTTAGAGGAGAACAGAGAAAAACTCAG ATTATCAAGAAAACTCGAAAACCATGCTGGAATGAAGAATTTGAGTTCATGCTAGAAGGGGCTCCTTTAAAGGAACGTATTCATATTGAAGTCATGAGCAAGCGCCGAAGCCTGGGCTTCCGACTTAAG GAGTCATTGGGGCATGTGGATATCAATCTTACTGATGTGGTCTACAATGGACGCATAAACGAGAAGTATCATTTGATCAATTCAAAAAATGGAGTAATACGAGTTGAGATACGGTGGAAAGTGATTTGA